Proteins co-encoded in one Aethina tumida isolate Nest 87 chromosome 7, icAetTumi1.1, whole genome shotgun sequence genomic window:
- the LOC109595297 gene encoding protein kinase C and casein kinase substrate in neurons protein 1 isoform X1, whose amino-acid sequence MSHHSDDNMLIPTSESFWEPNNYKKTTKRIEDGYKLCLDLSALVNERAEIEKNYAKALKSWSKKWNDLIEKGPEYGTTEAAWKGVLGEADRRCDLHTRVRDNLANDVLNKIKQWQKDTYHKSMMNIKEKKDMDDSFRKAQKPWSKLLQKVEKAKNDYHTACKTEKSAANQERNASGDTSISTDQVKKMQDRVLKTKEEVQKCKDKYEAALQEINQYNPKYMEDMTVVFDKCQEMEQQRLTFIKNTLFDIHRYLNIAQDPVLSQIYEELYHTINNADYEKDLKWWSNNHGINMAMNWPQFEDYTEEFRDIHRGKVKDTTPSGGITLINQRPVSEDLHDYSANNKSIKTKVAAAKPATVSPPVQAHHDNEPQPSERRVESPNNRNSTITNGGSNQEQNPFDEEEWEENGALVDNGEAGVPVKALYDYEGAESDELSFKTGDVFEKLEDEDEQGWCKGRFKGRVGLYPANYVEPIESS is encoded by the exons ATGTCCCACCATAGCGATGACAACATGCTTATACCGACGAGCGAGTCGTTTTGGGAGCCGAACAACTACAAGAAAACCACTAAACGCATCGAAGATGGTTACAAATTGTGTCTCGACCTTAGCGCTCTGGTGAACGAACGGGCCGAAATCGAGAAGAACTACGCTAAGGCGCTGAAGAGCTGGTCGAAGAAGTGGAACGACCTGATCGAGAAGGGACCGGAGTATGGTACCACTGAGGCGGCATGGAAGGGCGTGCTCGGAGAGGCGGACAGGAGGTGCGATCTGCACACGAGGGTGAGGGACAATCTCGCCAACGATGTGCTCAACAAGATCAAGCAGTGGCAGAAGGATACATATCACAAG TCAATGATGAATATTAAAGAGAAGAAGGATATGGATGATAGCTTTAGGAAGGCCCAAAAACCTTGGAGCAAACTACTGCAGAAGGTTGAAAAGGCGAAAAATGACTACCACACAGCTTGCAAAACGGAAAAGTCTGCAGCGAATCAGGAAAGGAATGCGTCCGGGGACACTTCGATATCCACCGATCAG GTGAAGAAAATGCAAGACAGGGTGCTGAAAACGAAGGAAGAGGTGCAAAAGTGCAAGGATAAGTATGAGGCCGCTCTACAGGAGATCAACCAGTACAACCCAAAGTACATGGAAGACATGACTGTGGTGTTTGACAAGTGCCAGGAGATGGAACAACAAAGGCTGACCTTCATCAAGAACACTCTCTTTGACATTCATCGATACCTAAACATTGCACAGGATCCAGT attatcACAAATCTACGAAGAACTGTACCACACAATCAACAACGCCGACTACGAGAAAGACTTGAAATGGTGGTCCAACAACCACGGCATCAACATGGCGATGAACTGGCCGCAGTTCGAG GACTACACTGAAGAGTTCAGGGATATACACAGGGGCAAAGTGAAGGACACCACCCCCTCCGGTGGCATTACGCTGATTAATCAACGGCCTGTCAGCGAGGATTTGCAT gaCTACTCTGCAAACAACAAATCTATAAAGACGAAAGTAGCTGCTGCAAAACCGGCAACAGTCAGTCCGCCAGTTCAGGCACATCATGACAATGAACCACAACCGTCCGAGAGACGTGTAGAGAGTCCCAACAACAGAAATTCAACGATAAc AAATGGAGGATCTAATCAAGAACAGAATCCATTCGACGAGGAAGAATGGGAAGAGAACGGAGCGCTGGTGGACAACGGTGAAGCAGGTGTGCCAGTAAAAGCTCTCTACGACTATGAAGGAGCTGAAAGCGACGAACTAAGTTTCAAAACAg GTGATGTGTTTGAAAAGTTGGAGGATGAAGATGAACAGGGATGGTGTAAAGGTCGCTTCAAAGGTCGAGTTGGTTTATATCCTGCAAATTATGTGGAGCCCATAGAATCATCCTAA
- the LOC109595297 gene encoding protein kinase C and casein kinase substrate in neurons protein 1 isoform X2, translating to MSHHSDDNMLIPTSESFWEPNNYKKTTKRIEDGYKLCLDLSALVNERAEIEKNYAKALKSWSKKWNDLIEKGPEYGTTEAAWKGVLGEADRRCDLHTRVRDNLANDVLNKIKQWQKDTYHKSMMNIKEKKDMDDSFRKAQKPWSKLLQKVEKAKNDYHTACKTEKSAANQERNASGDTSISTDQVKKMQDRVLKTKEEVQKCKDKYEAALQEINQYNPKYMEDMTVVFDKCQEMEQQRLTFIKNTLFDIHRYLNIAQDPVLSQIYEELYHTINNADYEKDLKWWSNNHGINMAMNWPQFEDYSANNKSIKTKVAAAKPATVSPPVQAHHDNEPQPSERRVESPNNRNSTITNGGSNQEQNPFDEEEWEENGALVDNGEAGVPVKALYDYEGAESDELSFKTGDVFEKLEDEDEQGWCKGRFKGRVGLYPANYVEPIESS from the exons ATGTCCCACCATAGCGATGACAACATGCTTATACCGACGAGCGAGTCGTTTTGGGAGCCGAACAACTACAAGAAAACCACTAAACGCATCGAAGATGGTTACAAATTGTGTCTCGACCTTAGCGCTCTGGTGAACGAACGGGCCGAAATCGAGAAGAACTACGCTAAGGCGCTGAAGAGCTGGTCGAAGAAGTGGAACGACCTGATCGAGAAGGGACCGGAGTATGGTACCACTGAGGCGGCATGGAAGGGCGTGCTCGGAGAGGCGGACAGGAGGTGCGATCTGCACACGAGGGTGAGGGACAATCTCGCCAACGATGTGCTCAACAAGATCAAGCAGTGGCAGAAGGATACATATCACAAG TCAATGATGAATATTAAAGAGAAGAAGGATATGGATGATAGCTTTAGGAAGGCCCAAAAACCTTGGAGCAAACTACTGCAGAAGGTTGAAAAGGCGAAAAATGACTACCACACAGCTTGCAAAACGGAAAAGTCTGCAGCGAATCAGGAAAGGAATGCGTCCGGGGACACTTCGATATCCACCGATCAG GTGAAGAAAATGCAAGACAGGGTGCTGAAAACGAAGGAAGAGGTGCAAAAGTGCAAGGATAAGTATGAGGCCGCTCTACAGGAGATCAACCAGTACAACCCAAAGTACATGGAAGACATGACTGTGGTGTTTGACAAGTGCCAGGAGATGGAACAACAAAGGCTGACCTTCATCAAGAACACTCTCTTTGACATTCATCGATACCTAAACATTGCACAGGATCCAGT attatcACAAATCTACGAAGAACTGTACCACACAATCAACAACGCCGACTACGAGAAAGACTTGAAATGGTGGTCCAACAACCACGGCATCAACATGGCGATGAACTGGCCGCAGTTCGAG gaCTACTCTGCAAACAACAAATCTATAAAGACGAAAGTAGCTGCTGCAAAACCGGCAACAGTCAGTCCGCCAGTTCAGGCACATCATGACAATGAACCACAACCGTCCGAGAGACGTGTAGAGAGTCCCAACAACAGAAATTCAACGATAAc AAATGGAGGATCTAATCAAGAACAGAATCCATTCGACGAGGAAGAATGGGAAGAGAACGGAGCGCTGGTGGACAACGGTGAAGCAGGTGTGCCAGTAAAAGCTCTCTACGACTATGAAGGAGCTGAAAGCGACGAACTAAGTTTCAAAACAg GTGATGTGTTTGAAAAGTTGGAGGATGAAGATGAACAGGGATGGTGTAAAGGTCGCTTCAAAGGTCGAGTTGGTTTATATCCTGCAAATTATGTGGAGCCCATAGAATCATCCTAA
- the LOC109595273 gene encoding periodic tryptophan protein 1 homolog encodes MEESENINFVPCVRWVRKGVANTNPSKVQLSKVELLQIIKDTKSKLNVNSNAENGDDDEDAPMEGETSGQDEFNLENYDEDDENTANALGIQSLAELPENDQTDNFSESDDSDKEDDYIKKTDNLILVGHVEGAASILEVYVYNEEEESLYVHHDILLPSIPLCLEWLDYEPGSPKGNYCAVGSMSPIIEVWDLDVMNSIEAAFKLGSAGSRKKNKPQVGHTDAVLALAWNRSFDHIMASGSVDNTVLLWDMEHQVPSTKITNFTDKVQCLEWHKLEAQTLLAGGCDCTAKVFDCRNPEPHQSWALDGEAERLIWNPLQPFMFVAGTSKGVIQGFDCRKGLLWSVEAHSKEVTGLTISGQCPGLMVTASPDETLKTWDITEENAPKLVHEKEFNIGNVHCLDLCPDSPFVITAGGDKKSNNFLVYDIQNLDVVRHHFESRQLIQLVAENTTEETTNNT; translated from the exons ATGGAAGAAtcagaaaatataaactttgtgCCTTGCGTACGTTGGGTACGAAAAGGCGTTGCAAACACTAATCCTTCAaag GTGCAACTCTCCAAAGTTGaactattacaaataataaaggaCACGAAAAGTAAACTAAA TGTTAATTCTAATGCAGAAAATGGGGATGACGATGAAGATGCACCAATGGAAGGGGAAACTTCTGGACAAGATGAATTCAATTTGGAAAACTATGATGAAGATG ATGAAAACACAGCAAATGCATTGGGAATTCAATCACTCGCAGAATTGCCAGAAAATGATCAGACTGACAACTTCTCAGAATCAGATGATTCAGATAAAGAAGATGATTATATAAAGAAAACGGACAATTTAATCTTAGTAGGTCATGTTGAAGGTGCTGCAAGTATTTTGGAAGTTTATG TATACAATGAAGAAGAAGAATCTTTATATGTTCATCATGATATACTCTTACCCTCCATTCCCTTATGTCTGGAATGGCTTGATTATGAACCAGGTTCACCCAAAGGCAACTATTGTGCTGTTGGTTCCATGTCCCCAATTATAGAAGTCTGGGATTTAGATGTAATGAATTCTATTGAAGCTGCTTTTAAACTTGGCAGTGCAGGAAGCCGTAAAAAGAACAAGCCACAAGTAGGGCACACAGATGCAGTTCTGGCTCTTGCATGGAACAGATCATTTGATCACATAATGGCTAGTGGTTCAGTTGATAATACTGTTTTACTCTGGGATATGGAACATCAAGTACCAAGCACTAAGATTACTAATTTTACTGATAAAGTACAGTGCTTGGAATGGCATAAACTTGAAGCACAGACTCTGTTAGCTGGTGGTTGTGACTGCACAGCTAAAGTATTTGATTGCAGAAATCCAGAACCACATCAGTCCTGGGCACTGG ATGGTGAAGCTGAAAGATTGATTTGGAATCCACTTCAGCCATTCATGTTTGTGGCAGGTACAAGTAAAGGTGTTATTCAAGGTTTTGACTGCAGGAAAGGTTTATTGTGGTCAGTTGAAGCACACAGTAAGGAAGTGACAGGATTAACTATCAGTGGACAGTGTCCAGGATTAATGGTCACTGCTTCACCTGATGAGACTTTAAAAACTTGGGACATTACTGAAGAAAATGCGCCTAAACTAGTACATGAGAAGGAATTTAATATTGGAAATGTGCACTGCTTAGATTTATGCCCAGATTCACCATTTGTAATCACTGCTGGTGgtgataaaaaatcaaataacttTTTAGTATATGATATTCAGAATCTTGATGTTG TGAGACATCATTTTGAATCAAGACAACTAATACAGCTAGTTGCAGAAAATACAACAGAAGAAACtactaataatacataa
- the LOC109606950 gene encoding thioredoxin-like protein 4A, with translation MSYMLAHLHNGWQVDQAILSEEDRVVVIRFGHDWDPSCMKMDEVLYSIAEKVKNFAVIYLVDITEVPDFNKMYELYDPCTVMFFFRNKHIMIDLGTGNNNKINWPLEDKQEMIDIVETVYRGARKGRGLVVSPKDYSTKYRY, from the exons ATGTCTTATATGTTAGCACATTTGCACAATGGCTGGCAAGTAGACCAAGCCATTTTATCCGAGGAAGATCGAGTTGTG GTGATAAGATTTGGACATGATTGGGATCCGTCATGTATGAAAATGGATGAAGTACTGTACAGTATTGCAGAAAAAGTAAAGAACTTTGCAGTTATTTATCTTGTCGATATTACTGAAGTACcagattttaacaaaat gtatGAGTTATATGATCCTTGCACAGTCATGTTTTTCTTcagaaataaacatattatgattGATTTAGGGACtggtaataacaataaaattaattggccCTTAGAAGATAAACAAGAAATGATTGACATAGTTGAAACTGTTTATAGAGGTGCCAGAAAAGGACGTGGTTTGGTAGTATCTCCAAAAGATTACTCAACTAAATACagatattag